The following coding sequences are from one Anguilla rostrata isolate EN2019 chromosome 16, ASM1855537v3, whole genome shotgun sequence window:
- the LOC135242208 gene encoding monocyte chemotactic protein 1B-like translates to MSASRLTMLSAAVLLLVCAVTLTEGLRMASKPRKCCFDFAARQFPLKRLESYKLTSQLCSNPAVMFKTYAGKLVCARPSEPWVQQYIQYFDKKYAEKRL, encoded by the exons ATGTCTGCCTCTCGCCTGACCATGCtgtctgcagctgtgctgttgctCGTCTGCGCTGTGACCCTCACTGAAG GGCTCCGAATGGCTAGCAAGCCCAGGAAGTGCTGTTTTGATTTTGCGGCGCGCCAGTTTCCCCTGAAACGCCTGGAAAGCTACAAGCTAACCAGCCAGCTGTGCTCCAATCCAGCAGTGAT GTTCAAGACTTACGCGGGTAAACTGGTGTGTGCCAGACCCTCGGAACCCTGGGTGCAGCAGTACATTCAGTATTTCGACAAGAAATATGCTGAGAAACGGCTGTAA